A single genomic interval of Daucus carota subsp. sativus chromosome 1, DH1 v3.0, whole genome shotgun sequence harbors:
- the LOC108205213 gene encoding WAT1-related protein At4g19185 isoform X1 translates to MSVNGGGGGEIWKAHTALALVQLFNGGYHVITKVALNVGVNQLVFCLVRDLIALSILAPVAFFREKRIRPPMTRHFLLSFLFLGFSGIFLNQLLFLIGLGYTNPTYAAAIQPAIPVFTFIFAAIMGSVHLPKTVNLLRIDGQLKVGGTLVCVFGAILMVIFRGPAVFGYKESDFTLQSEISARGQPEPAGWIFNIIYSFGLDTWHIGVLCLIGNCMCMAAYLAIQAPLLAKYPASISVTAYAYSFGVLFMIVTALFMTNHSTDWNLTQSEIFAVCYAGIVASALNYGLLTWCNKIVGPALVALYFPLQPAASAFLSRIFLGSPIYLGSILGGFAIIAGLYLVTWVSYREKQSASGIIPHVSRPSDSDPLIPRVSSIGTIPFQLGHIFSGPSTSAPKIMD, encoded by the exons ATGTCTGTTAATGGAGGAGGAGGAGGTGAGATATGGAAGGCGCATACAGCGTTGGCGTTAGTACAGCTATTCAACGGTGGATATCATGTGATTACAAAAGTAGCCCTTAATGTTGGTGTTAATCAGCTTGTGTTTTGTCTTGTTCGTGATCTCATTGCTCTTTCCATTCTTGCTCCTGTTGCTTTTTTTCGAGAAAA AAGAATCAGACCACCTATGACTAGGCACTTCCTCTTGTCATTTCTCTTTCTTGGTTTTTCTGG GATATTTTTGAACCAGCTTTTGTTTCTTATTGGACTTGGCTACACGAATCCAACCTATGCTGCAGCCATACAGCCTGCAATTCCTGTCTTTACATTTATATTCGCTGCTATCATGGGGTCGGTTCACTTACCAA AAACAGTTAATCTACTCCGGATAGATGGTCAACTGAAGGTTGGGGGTACTCTTGTTTGTGTTTTTGGTGCAATTTTAATGGTTATATTCCGCGGCCCTGCTGTATTTGGTTATAAGGAATCAGATTTTACATTACAAAGTGAAATAAGTGCCAGGGGCCAACCAGAGCCTGCTGGATGgatttttaatatcatatacAGTTTTGGGCTGGATACCTGGCATATTGGCGTCTTGTGCCTAATAGGGAACTGTATGTGCATGGCTGCTTATCTAGCCATTCag GCCCCGTTATTAGCGAAATATCCTGCAAGTATATCCGTGACGGCATATGCTTACTCCTTCGGCGTGTTGTTTATGATAGTTACTGCATTATTTATGACCAACCACTCAACAGATTGGAATTTGACGCAGTCAGAGATTTTTGCAGTGTGCTATGCT GGAATTGTTGCATCTGCCCTTAACTATGGGCTCTTGACATGGTGCAATAAGATTGTGGGTCCTGCTTTAGTTGCATTATACTTCCCACTTCAACCTGCCGCATCTGCATTTCTTTCAAGGATTTTCCTTGGGAGCCCTATATATTTGGGAAG CATTTTAGGTGGATTTGCAATCATAGCTGGGCTATATTTGGTCACTTGGGTGTCATATCGTGAAAAACAGTCAGCCTCGGGCATTATTCCTCATGTTTCTCGTCCGTCAGACTCAGACCCTCTTATTCCCAGGGTGTCTTCTATTGGAACGATTCCATTTCAGTTGGGGCATATTTTCTCGGGGCCATCCACCTCAGCACCAAAGATCATGGATTGA
- the LOC108213868 gene encoding uncharacterized protein LOC108213868, which translates to MSQLQDSMALKRKRGSQGPGTQSLGETDRNILALVRGKEDLGISIAELRRASNLPANQLNKAIKTLITGQLIKEVPNIKYKGGKHYMGAEFEPSKELTGGEWYADGKLNQDLIEFLKSTCKKIVAKLKVATAKGVHEFFVKYKVFKEDVSGQQIAQILNSMVLDNEILEVKSNGLAEYHSIPVGEVCYRCAPGGGLGEAAKNGAMVSIPCGVCPRINICTPDGVISPTTCVYYTKWLDF; encoded by the coding sequence ATGAGCCAATTACAAGATTCGATGGCCCTCAAGCGGAAAAGAGGGAGCCAAGGTCCAGGGACTCAATCTCTGGGAGAAACTGATCGAAATATCCTTGCTCTTGTCCGAGGAAAAGAGGATCTTGGTATCTCGATTGCAGAATTAAGACGAGCTAGCAATCTACCAGCTAATCAGCTTAATAAAGCGATTAAAACACTCATTACGGGTCAATTGATTAAGGAGGTTCCTAACATCAAATACAAAGGCGGGAAGCATTATATGGGTGCAGAGTTTGAACCGTCAAAGGAACTCACAGGCGGGGAGTGGTATGCTGATGGGAAGCTTAACCAAGATTTGATAGAATTTCTGAAAAGTACTTGCAAGAAGATAGTTGCTAAGCTGAAGGTTGCTACTGCAAAAGGAGTTCACGAGTTTTTTGTCAAGTACAAGGTATTCAAGGAAGATGTTAGCGGTCAACAAATTGCACAAATTTTGAATTCAATGGTTTTGGATAATGAAATTTTGGAGGTGAAAAGCAATGGCTTGGCAGAATATCATTCTATTCCTGTTGGAGAAGTTTGTTATAGATGTGCTCCTGGGGGAGGGCTTGGAGAGGCTGCGAAAAATGGTGCTATGGTTTCAATCCCATGTGGTGTTTGTCCCCGTATCAATATCTGCACACCTGACGGGGTCATCTCCCCTACTACTTGTGTCTACTACACAAAGTGGTTAGATTTCTGA
- the LOC108205213 gene encoding WAT1-related protein At4g19185 isoform X2 yields the protein MSVNGGGGGEIWKAHTALALVQLFNGGYHVITKVALNVGVNQLVFCLVRDLIALSILAPVAFFREKRIRPPMTRHFLLSFLFLGFSGIFLNQLLFLIGLGYTNPTYAAAIQPAIPVFTFIFAAIMGTETVNLLRIDGQLKVGGTLVCVFGAILMVIFRGPAVFGYKESDFTLQSEISARGQPEPAGWIFNIIYSFGLDTWHIGVLCLIGNCMCMAAYLAIQAPLLAKYPASISVTAYAYSFGVLFMIVTALFMTNHSTDWNLTQSEIFAVCYAGIVASALNYGLLTWCNKIVGPALVALYFPLQPAASAFLSRIFLGSPIYLGSILGGFAIIAGLYLVTWVSYREKQSASGIIPHVSRPSDSDPLIPRVSSIGTIPFQLGHIFSGPSTSAPKIMD from the exons ATGTCTGTTAATGGAGGAGGAGGAGGTGAGATATGGAAGGCGCATACAGCGTTGGCGTTAGTACAGCTATTCAACGGTGGATATCATGTGATTACAAAAGTAGCCCTTAATGTTGGTGTTAATCAGCTTGTGTTTTGTCTTGTTCGTGATCTCATTGCTCTTTCCATTCTTGCTCCTGTTGCTTTTTTTCGAGAAAA AAGAATCAGACCACCTATGACTAGGCACTTCCTCTTGTCATTTCTCTTTCTTGGTTTTTCTGG GATATTTTTGAACCAGCTTTTGTTTCTTATTGGACTTGGCTACACGAATCCAACCTATGCTGCAGCCATACAGCCTGCAATTCCTGTCTTTACATTTATATTCGCTGCTATCATGGG TACAGAAACAGTTAATCTACTCCGGATAGATGGTCAACTGAAGGTTGGGGGTACTCTTGTTTGTGTTTTTGGTGCAATTTTAATGGTTATATTCCGCGGCCCTGCTGTATTTGGTTATAAGGAATCAGATTTTACATTACAAAGTGAAATAAGTGCCAGGGGCCAACCAGAGCCTGCTGGATGgatttttaatatcatatacAGTTTTGGGCTGGATACCTGGCATATTGGCGTCTTGTGCCTAATAGGGAACTGTATGTGCATGGCTGCTTATCTAGCCATTCag GCCCCGTTATTAGCGAAATATCCTGCAAGTATATCCGTGACGGCATATGCTTACTCCTTCGGCGTGTTGTTTATGATAGTTACTGCATTATTTATGACCAACCACTCAACAGATTGGAATTTGACGCAGTCAGAGATTTTTGCAGTGTGCTATGCT GGAATTGTTGCATCTGCCCTTAACTATGGGCTCTTGACATGGTGCAATAAGATTGTGGGTCCTGCTTTAGTTGCATTATACTTCCCACTTCAACCTGCCGCATCTGCATTTCTTTCAAGGATTTTCCTTGGGAGCCCTATATATTTGGGAAG CATTTTAGGTGGATTTGCAATCATAGCTGGGCTATATTTGGTCACTTGGGTGTCATATCGTGAAAAACAGTCAGCCTCGGGCATTATTCCTCATGTTTCTCGTCCGTCAGACTCAGACCCTCTTATTCCCAGGGTGTCTTCTATTGGAACGATTCCATTTCAGTTGGGGCATATTTTCTCGGGGCCATCCACCTCAGCACCAAAGATCATGGATTGA